ttagaaaGGTTATATGGTCATATGATACACCGCCTCTCTCAAGCACTACAAAAACACCATTCAAGATGGTTTATGGCTCAAACGCCAAATTTTCAATTGTGATTGACACATCCACGTGGCATCGTGGACATCTcaatgaaaaagaaaatgaagttgGACTAAAAGTTGCTTTTGACATAAATGATGAGGCTAGAGATATTGCCTATATTTACGAGTTTGCACTGTCGGACGATACAACTCAAAAGTGATCCCAAGAGAGATGAATGGGGTGACTTGTGCTTAAATAGGATTTGGCGACTACTTGAATGGGAAGTTGCTTCCTAATTGGGAAGGATTGTATCGAATATTCAAGAAGTTGCCACATGGTGCTTGCAAGCTTGAAGAATGGATGTGCAACTCATCCCCATAACTTGGAACTCAGTAAACCTCAAACATAATTacaattaattattattactttttttaaaaattgtataaGGCAAGGATGTTTATCCCTCCATTGtatgaattatttttaaatgaataacaaGAATAGTGTGGGGTTTTTGACGAGTCTCCatgtttattttaaaactaatttactaGGGTCATGCTTCTATGAGATATTCCAAGTAATCATTGGACCTTCATCTAGGGATCCTTTCCGCTTATCAGACAACGAAATATTGGACTTTCATGGAAGGATCCTTGTCGTCTTATTCGAAAACAAAATGTTAAATCTTTACTTAATGATCTTTGTCACCTTATCCGACAACGAAAAGATGGATCCTCATTGAAAGATCTTTGCACATTATTAGCCAATAATAAAATGTTAgatcttcatcaaaagatctctgtcacctttttagaaaacaaaatatTGAACCTTCGTTGAAATATTCTTACCGCTTGATCAAACAACAAAATATATTAGACCTTTAATGAAGAACCATTGTTATCTATCAGGCAACATAAAGGAAGGATGATTTAGTCTGAATGTTAAAAGATATTATTTTCTGTTATATGGTTGTGCTATTAAATTTTGCTTGATGGGTTGACTTGAAGGATCCTTAAATTAGATGAGGAAGAAGTAAAcatattttgagaattttatagatattttatagaaatgacaaaacacataAGTTCAAGTTTATTGGCCTTCTGGTcacttttcctcttttctttcctcTCTCAAAGAGggggtgatttaggatcaattttgatccaaaatcacccctccaaatcgtttttgtttatctatttcttaaataagtgattttcacaccttttctttttgtattttttgtgatttcgtgggtcaccgtttgttttgatttcccatatttttgtggtgtattttgatttctcgtctttgtgcgggtattttgtttttccgtttttgtgcggtgttcatttatttcaggttgaaagattagtttcgatctagtgcagattcaatcaatgactttggtgccgtcaacgctacagatccggaagcatgaatatttcggacatctcaatacagtcaatacattactatttgtaggcatatgcaatttgccgttttatgctattaacatggatgctgtggatttgttcgcagattcatcctttttgcttttggcgattttgaatttgtattgcaacgatgtactctatcgatttgaatgaatggatatcatttattttctgtcaaaaaaaaaaagtttattggCCTTCTCTATCCAATTTTATCAACTAAATTGTCACATAAttacaaattaatatttttgagcAACATTTAACGGATCAAATTaaccaaatataaataaatagtttttgaaaaattaaaataataaattaaccaaaaataaatacatagtttttgaaaaattaaagtaATACTTAAACCTAATTAAGGCTATTTCATTAATATTAGACTCTTTAACTTTATATAAGGCTATCTCATTAATATTAGACTGTTTaactttaaaatcaattttaaatttataaataataaaatttaattttaaaattgaaccatttaatttctttttttagtttaataatttaaaagttaGAATCAATAAAGTTACCCTACAATTGAATTGGTTTAAGTCAAGTTATCCGACTAGTTTTTGGACTCTCTTTGATATTCTTAATGTCACGTAAAAAAAAATATGGAAACTTATTTCTCCTGAATTTGTGTATGTCGTAacaattttaaaagataaataatcGGCATTCAATAAGATTAAATAAAAGAAAGGATCATTCTTCTTGTTTCTGTATAATCTGATTAtcattataaatgaaaaatatattaactGCAAATATATTACTATAAATTGACACAAAAAAATTAACAGAGCAAGATCTTCGCAATTAACAGAATCACTTAATTAAGGCTATAATAAGCCATCTAAAATCTATCCGTAAAGCTCATTAGATCCAACTCTGAATGAATAAAAAACTTGAAAAATTATTTGTTGAGTTCTTTGCGAAGCAGCTTAGCTCTTAAATCAGCAACATCGACATCCTTAATGTTCTCAGGTTTGTAGTAACCAGTGACAGGATCTGGAACCCATGAAACCTTATAAGTAGAAGCTCCTTTCTCTTCTCCTAACTTTGTGCCTCCCATCTTGTTGCCAATTGCCCCAACCACTCCCCTCGTTGCACTTTCTGTTGCGGCAGAGTAACCTCGTCTGTTCAATTAATCAAAAAaccatatattaatattttatcataaCATAAGAAAGGTTATAGAAAAAAACATAACATAAAGAAACGTTAGGTACCTTGTAAGAGTGTTGGAAAAACCGTCGAGGAGGATAGTAGAGACAACCTTAACGTTAGCGAAAGAGCGAGCCATTGTTACAAGTATGGAAAGTTTATTTTCTTCTGTGTGTAATTGATTTGAGAAAATAAGCGCTTTCCAGAGTTTAAGCTAGTGCTTTAGAAGAAGAGATTTTAAAACTGAGTTTTTATGTTATGAGAAGAAGAGTGGAGTAGGCCTTATTATATAAGGCTGAGAAAAAATTGGAAAGTAAAGCTTTACGCGTGATTAGTGAGATAATTTAGGTAACTGATTGATTAAGCTAGATATCAATCGCGTTAATATACGGAATCATTAACGTGTGATCTCTGTTTTGTTGCCACTTGGCCATGAATATATCGTAGGACCATGTGTGTTCGGTTTATGGAATATATTTACTCTGTCTCTAATTCAATTGAAGCAAATCTAACTTTAAATAAATGATTTGAAATATACTAATTTGTacccaataataaaaatataaatttattttcttcattgtTATTTATAGGATCTACTATAATTAATGtgtatattttgtttttacaatCCTGGTTATATTAATTGCATTGattagttattttaaaaaaaaatcagagaGATTCTATTTATTGAATTCAGATTTTGCGGGTGAGTGGGAGGGGGAGACGAGGTCAAGTGTTTGAGGCCATCGATCGGTGGGGTCCAATGGCGGGTGTGCTGAACTTGGACTTCGTTTATTTGACTTGTCTGTCTCTAGATTGTTCCACGCAACTACTTGTTCATAATTGTTAGTTACAACTAGTCTTGTACTGTATATTTGTGGACAGCAATAATTGGTTCATTGAAAGATAGATATTTCCACTATTAGATTTAGAGGAGAACCTTCGCGACTCGTTCTCTTCAAGTGGATGACCACTACTCTGCTAAGTTTCGAAAATATTTTTTCATGTCATAGAGTCCTTCTGAatgtttaaagttttttttttcctttctattattagttaaaaaaaaagAGTAATTATATGAGTCAAACTTATCATATGTACACatttaatttatcttttaatGAATTAATTGAATTGTTGAgttatttaatatttaagcatatgaaatttcaaataatttaaatatttgctgttaAATATTCTAGTAGTTGatatttaaatgattttaaataatttattatatgttgAACATAAATGatctataaaatattaaattgttttaaataatttattaaactaGGCCTAAATACAAGAAATATCCAATATTGTCAACTACATAAATACCATTAtttgaacaaaaaaaaaaagtacgATTTTCAATTATAATTAACTTTATTCTCATTTTTAAAGATTAACTTGAGCGATGGAATGGTAATCTTACATGTTCATCTTGCGCAATCGCACCGAAGTAACATGTGACACCATATTAAGGGTCTGCACTAACAATTATTGTTTCGTGACGGAACAATGAAACCGTCTATGAGAATCGAATACTAATTTCTACGAATTTTTACAATAAAATCTCTTATTCAATTAGGTCTCCTATATGGTTTAATTATATTTCctccaattcaaatctcaacaACATCTTCAACTTATACGTTAAGATGAAAGCAATCTTAAATTCCTTTTCAAAAGATCTTTCgaaaatattcaaatcaagttcTTCGTCAATTTTCGCAATATACACGATCAACGAATATCCGTTCAAAAATACAGAGCCTAATTTATTAGGATATGGTAAATCAACCTCCTTAGGCAAGGAGTAGAGAGATGATAAACCAATCCTAGGGTTTCAAGATCATGATAAGGTAGACAAAATTTTGAATGCTACTCTTCCTCTTATCATCACTACTACCATTGTTAAACATCTGGTCTCAAGAATCCTTGTAGATGGTGGAAGTTTCTACAATTTATTCTACTTCAGAGTTTTCAGTGAATTTAGCTCGAAAGAACAAGATTTGATGTCGTGCAAAGGCCGGAGCCTCCTAGTGTTCAATGATTCTTCCACTCCTCCATGTAAATAAGTGTACTTGCCAAACTTCGTGGGAGAAGGGAATACTAAAAGGATCATGGATGTTTGTTTCTTCGTGGTTCCATGTAAAAGTCTCTATAATGGCATCCTTGGTTAGCCATACCTAGTATCCAAAACGTTGTGACCTCTCCCGTACACCTAAAGTTAGAGTACCACTATGATTTTGGCCGACCTATTATAATCGAAGTCGACCTTTGTGGAGCTTTCCGGATTCATGAAGCGATTTTGAAGAATCCTTTAACGGATGTTGTCAACCTTGACGGAATAACCGAGGAAGTTAGTAGAGCAACGAGCATACCTAACCTCAATGCTTGCAAATAAGAAACCCTGTTGGGAGAAGAATTATGACTCTCAACAAGGATCACAGTGAAGGTCCTAAAATTGGTTTTTGATGGAGACTTCTCGACTGTCCAATTAGATGATAATTCGATGAGGTCTATAAGGACATGAGCTAGGAATAAATCCCCACGAGATGTCAGGAATAAATCCTAGTGTGGCTTGTCACCTTTTGAACATTGATCCTAGTTCCTGGTACATGTCGCAAAGGAAATGGTGATAGTCTCCTAAGAAGGCAGAGGTGGAAGCAAAGATATTCTAAAGTCTGTTGGATGCTAGTTTCATCTCTAAGTTAAAATACACTGAATGGTTATCGAATGTAGTGTTGGTTAAGATAGCCTTAGGAAAATGAAGAATGTGTGCCGATTATAATGATATGAACAAAGCATTCCCTAAGGACTCATATATGCTCTCAAGTATATGTAAGTTAGTTGACAACTTAGCCAAATATAAGCTCATGTCTTTTATGGATACAATCAGATACAAATGTATGAGATGGATGGAGGGAAGAGCAGTTTCATGATCGGGCAAGCTAACTAGTggtacaacgtaatgccctttgATTTGAAAATGTAGGACCACCATATGAAAGGATGATGAATAAGGTTTTCAAGAAATAAGTAGGCAAAACGTTGAAGTTGTATATGGATGACATGATCATAAAGTTCAACAAAGAAGGGTTACACAGCCAACACCTTGCCCGAGTTTTCTGAATAGTTTGGCAGTATAATAAGAGGCTCTATCTAGAAAATGCTCCTTCAAAATGAATATATTCAAAGTTGAATGGGATGCTAACAGCTTTGAATAGATACATTTTGAAGTCAACACAACATGCCATCCCATTTTAAAAGTTGTTGAAGAAATAAGCACACATCGAATGGACCCGAGAGTGCAACAAGCGCTCACGTCCCATAAGATGGCCTTGTCCACTCCACATGTGTTATATCGGTCTACGAAGGGAGAACCTTTTGTACCATTATTTGGATTTATTCAAGTTGATAATCAATGTTATTCTAGTAAGAGATGCAAGGCCCGATTTATTTCATCTCAAAAGCTATGGACAAACTAGAGACACAATATCATAAGATGGAAATTGAGACGCTAGCGTTAGTGAAGACATCCAGAAATCTACGACGTTATTTCTTAGCACAAGCCATTATCTTCAAGATCAACCTGTCATTAAAGGAAGTTCTCCATCAACCTATATTTAGTCGAGAGACTGAAGAAATTGACCTGAAGACGAAGGGCATTTTACATGAAGACTAGGCCCTACAACCACGTAGAACAACAATAGCAGAAGTCAATTTAAAGATTTGAGTTTCTTCTTCGTACCTCCTCCTGAATTGTCCCCTTCCTTCTGAATCGTCCCATTGCCCTGATTCTTTTTTTAATTCCCGCCCAAGGTAGTCGGTTGgtcattattttcttttcctcAATTTTTAGGAAGAGTGAGTGACTACCGGCTGCGAGTGTCCAACTTTGGAAGATTGTGGGACCATTTTAACCAAGAGGAGAAGGTTTCGCTTCCATAATACCTTGGTCCTTTTTTTAGGAGGCCCGTCAAGATGGCCTATATGTAatctaaaaacaaaaataaaacacgTTAGTATGATGTTTGAAAGAACATCATATCTCGAGAGGAAGCTTCATCCATTACCGCCCCAGTGTACTAATAAACAATTCCCCTTGAGTTTGAGGAGACACATCATATTCCTCTTCCAAATTGTATTGATCTAGGCAAGCTAATAAATCAACCTTCATTGAGTGTTCATAGGCCATGATGGGTTTTGTATAGGATGTAGTAAGTGTTGGAATCATAGTCAAAATGATCTCAGGACCTATGGAACTATGTGCATGCATACATAATCAGGAAGTGATAAAAACTCACAGATAATCAAAGATATGTTTGTCCCTGATAATGTcatagttttgatgatgaaaacACTTGAAGTAATAAAAACTCTTGAAATGACAACAACAATGTATTAAGGCAAGCAAGTACTATAGTTGATCAAGTTATTCCTCCTAATCAAACTAAAGAATTAGAATTTATGTTTTCCAGTGATATCTTTGATCTATTTTAATGATGACTAACTTAAAGATATCTCAATCCTCAAGAAGATTCAATTCAAGTACTAATTTGATTAGTATATCCGACAAAATAACATGAAGGTTTTGAGTATGAAAAAGAAGAAGTGTGAAAGCATGTTTGATCGTGTTCGTTCGAGTGATTAGTATATTGTAAATACACAAGAGTCTTTCTAGAAGTATTATGactaaacacacacacacacacacaaatattTGTGAAACCTCTATTTTCTTAATAAAATCACCAAAAATGATTAGGATACGTTTTGGAGTGATTAATCGATTAGAAGAAATACCTAATAGATTAGATTAGAGAAAATCAAGTCTATAATTGATTATACAAATGTCATAATGAATGGTAACGACTATCTATCAAGATCTTCCAATTTTGGCAGCAATAATTGATTATTCCAAGTACCTAATCGATTAGGTAATTTATTTTGCCCGTGGATTGTTTTCTAAAATGAACCATCTCTTGGACTATAAATAGAGGACCTCCCTTTCATTCCAGTCCATCACATAAAAATGTGAATATCACACTTTTATTCTTTCTCTTAATCACTCTAAAATAATTTCTTTCCTCTCATTTTCTTATCCATTGTGATTTGAAAGCATTAAAAAGTTTAATGAGGAAATTGTTCTTAGCTAGGGCATTATTGTAAATTTGCCTAGAGTTCTTTTTTATCTTTAGAAAAATATCCTTCTTAtgaagtgttttgttttgtttggagCTAAATCAGTATAAAAGCTTTTTGAGGTATCAATATAAGTCTTTGTTTTGTTCGCGAGCTCTTTCACATGAAGAAAAGTTATTCTTTCAGGTTCGTGAAGAATAACTAGTGAAAAATCTTCATATCGGTTATTGAGCTCATCCATATACAAAATCTCAATTGGTTCGAGATAAGCCTAGTATAAAACCTCATGTTGTTTGAGTTAAGCCTATATAAAAACTCAGTAGGTTCCTGGTCAATCTGTATAAAATTGCGGTTCAAAACTCCACCTTGGTTCGAGAATAGCCTGTGCAAAATCTCAGTTTGGCTCAAAGACCAACCGCTTAAATATTTGTTTCTTGTTTGACGTGAAGACTATTCGTTTCATTCCTCAGTTTGATGTTTGGTTGGAAGTAAACCTGAAATTTCATTTTCTTTGTATAAGGGGGTTAAAGGGCTTAACCTTTTAAAATCTCTCAAGCATTATAAGTTACTCCTAAGATCAATTATTTTGGAGAGAAGTATGACCCTTCTTTTATACCGAACTTCTATAAATCTCTAGTTATATCTCTAcccttaaatattttattttctattttatttccgCTACATATTCAAAAGTTTTCACTAATAAGTTTTTAAGCTTTATTTTAGAAGATAATTTTGCTTCAAACTAATGTTTTTCAAACCAACACAATTCATCCCCGCCCCTTTTCTACATAGAGTCACTTGTTCAACAGGACCAACACTTTCAAACTCTTTTCGTGTATAAGCTTGTATCGGGCCAGCAATGGTTGAGGAGACAAAACTCTGAACCGAAACTGAGTATAAATCGGATGGGAAATCGGGGTAATAGGAGTCTCCAGGTAGTAACAATCCTTGAAGTATTTCCAGCAGTCAATGTACATTAAAATTTTTATTGGACTGACATAAAGAAGTCAGCCCCCGTATGCGTCCCCCTTTTGTCGATGTACAGGAAACCGtaaaattatggaaaatgagGTTTACTGAAGTGGATCCCTCTTGATCCTTATATTCATACCAATACTAGACTATTTTGACGAAAGCTCGAGCAATATGGTGCAACTAAGAAGGAGAAATATGTAAATACTCGAGCACCCCTTTATCGAACTTTGTGACAGGGGGTCTCATTTTCAATCTCTGAAACAAACACTCGTAAATATGCATGAAACACCTTCCTCCATGAAAAAATTATAGATCCTTTTGGCGTCAACAACACGAGAGACAAATCACTCTCATGATAGACCCACGTCCACAAAGGCAATTTTGAGGCTAGCAGTATCGTGGAAGCTAGAAGTTATTCCCTGGAGTTTCGAATCTACCCTTTGATGTTGAGAAGCATCTGACTCCTCCACCCGCTTCTCTCGGTGCATTACAATTGTTTGATGGTCATGGTAAAAAAGTTATTTTCAGGATTGGCAGAAAGGTTTCAAAGTTTATTACGAACCTGTTTACCCAGAAATTTGGCAAACAAatgctattttctttttaaaggttactttacGGAATCAACTAGTAAATCCCAGGACTTATTGCTATGTTCTTGTTTTGTATGACTTTGACTTGCATTAAATGCATATAACTCGAAAGTAAATAAAATGAGTAACACAGAATTTAAAGCTTGACTAAAATAAAGGCGCTAAAAGAAAGCAGTAAATGTATGTAAAAGACAGACTGGAATATTAAAATGATTGCATAATAATTAATctggtacgcatacatacattcccAGAAAATTACACTCGTTTTTCATCGTGTGTGCAGAGATTGGGTATTGTCTTTTGTGATGTAGAAATGCGGACCCCTAAACTACAGACATTTATTTGCTTAAATAGAAATCCTAAAATAAACTGCCCTAACGGTCGACTATTAATATGTCGCCACGTGTCCCAACCATGCAATTCCTTTTCTTGAGGAAACTCCACGTATTCTAGACGACAAAACTGCCAACAACCGTCTTCCTTCTTAAGCCTTGGGCCTTTGACTTTGACTCCTTCACAAACTCACAACCCCTTTTTATTTTGCTAAGCGTTTCCAAAAGGCTTCTTCAGTCGAGAGCATATTATAATGTCGAATTTCTTCGACCAAAACTTACTTTTTCCTTATTTTTGTAAAGTCAAAAACCATAAATGGAAGGTCGAAATCTTTTGGTAACAGAACCCTGGCCTCTGTATCGATAGAAACCTCTCTAACCGTCACCCTAAGTGATCAAATAAAGCATCCAAGTCATCACTATTCCTGAGCAACCCAAGCAACACCTAAATTTGCATAAGCTAAAGCAAGAAAGAAAATGCAAGCAGGGACCTCCCTTGCGTCGGGATCACTATCGTCCTCTGCAGAATCCAAACCAGATCTGGGGCTATCATTGAGTACATTTGAGTCACGAACAGGACGGTCAACTTCTAAAGGGTTtccataaaaagttttaaaaggtATAGGTGATCAATCTCAGACGACAACGAATAATCTTCACCATCAGAGTTGTTCAACGCATTTGCAAGAACATTTCCCGAGTTGGCCATTGTAGGGAGAGGAAAAGTATTCACATATGCAAGACTAAAGGTACACACTTTTCATACTTTACTTTACTTCTTTTTGAACTCATTAACTTTCTTGgatgttggagtgctaaccttgtaGGTTCACCTCTGGGTTGCAGCGCACCGGAGATTTGTAACACCATATTAGGAGGCCAACACCACAATTAAAGCATAATTCTAATTTGAATCAAGAACAATTATCATCATTGGGTTCAACGATCAAAACCCAAATGGTCTCTATAAATACCTCGGCTCTGGAGTTGGCAAAAGAAGATCAATTATTCACCAAAATCCACAAATACAAAGCTTTTCACCACAACGTGAGGTAGTTCTAAACATCGACAACCCTAAACGTCATATACAACTTTCTAATTATAGGACTACTTTATTGCaagtttaagtaaaaaaaatactttataatattttttataataaattaataattaatagttttaattaattgttttggaCATAAACTTGTGCGAAATTTTGATCAAAAGGGAATTCAGACCCTAGTCTTTGGGATTGTTTGGACATAAACACCTACCATATGCACAAATTATCACACACGTGCGTTAGTATTatgttataatattattttatgataGATACGTTGATAAAATATGTACATGTGGAATTATTTCACCAATGAACACATTTGAGTAAGattgtcaacaaaaaaaaaattttggttAAATTTTGATATAGTGTttaaaccaataaaaaaaatgggataacttctctacccatcacaaaaaaatgggtagtgtacctccaaccaGTCACATGATTCTAtctcatttaacacatttaattatttattatttattaaaatactacaaatatttgttattttcaaagcattttacacCTTACACAACTTTTTGAATTGGGTAAATAAAAATTCACCTAAAAAAATGAATGGACTTGTATTAGATTTACACCAATAATGTTCAAACCTAATCACATCAAAAAgcaatttaaaaaatttcatcCAAATACACTAATAATATAAAGAAGTTTTATATTAAATCATAACAgtgttaatttatatatatatatatatatatatatatatatatatatatatatatatatatatatatatatatatatatatatatatatatatatatatatgaatgatTGTTATTGACtgataatgtaaaatattttataccaattaaaatatatcaaacaaaaaatatttaacacTAAATCATATATAGTAATGAACATATTTCTCAGCTATATACTCGATTAGAACATTAAACTAACCATTGTGCTGAATACATTTTGTACTCTTTTTAAATGCTATTTACCATTGTTTAtcagaaaaaaaaacattaaactaaccattttttaataatgaattaaaatcgCCTATTCCATAGCGGCCTATACCAAAAATAACAACGAAATTGGGCATCACAACTTGTACAACAACAGAAAATATCATTTGTTGAGGACTGAATTAATTACATTTAAAttgcattaaaaaaaatttaaaataaaaataatagtgcaGATGATAAGTGTTTCTGTCCAAGATAATTCCAAGGACATGGTTTGAATCCTTAcgactaaaaatatttaatttaaaatttttattaatctCAAAGTTTTTTGCaatgttaaaaaaatttgttATGAAATAGAAACACAAAatactaaatt
The Vicia villosa cultivar HV-30 ecotype Madison, WI linkage group LG6, Vvil1.0, whole genome shotgun sequence genome window above contains:
- the LOC131612979 gene encoding indole-3-acetic acid-induced protein ARG2-like, with product MARSFANVKVVSTILLDGFSNTLTRRGYSAATESATRGVVGAIGNKMGGTKLGEEKGASTYKVSWVPDPVTGYYKPENIKDVDVADLRAKLLRKELNK